Genomic DNA from Shewanella woodyi ATCC 51908:
GAGGCTAGTTTGCCCAATGATAGGGTTGAATCTTTATAGATCCCCCCCTCCATCAATATATTAAGGTGATGGATCACCTCTTTTGCCAAATCATTGGTCACCGATGAGCGGTATTGTCTATCCGGTGTATCAGCTTCTGGGCTTGTTTGGCCTACCTCTTGTTGGAGCTCTTGTGCTTTTGGGGGTAACAGCTGATGCAGGTCGGCATCTGATATGAGCTTCTTCCCCAGCACTGGCAGGTAGTAAAAGATCATGCAGCTGATTGCTGTTATCACCAGGAGTATGGATGAAATCATCCAGGTAAATTGGTGTGGTAGCCGAAATAGAAAGAAGAGAAAAATCACGATAAAGCTGAGGCTTATTCCTAGAAATGCACCCTTGAGTTTGTTCATCTCTCTGAGTACATCTTGCTTCTTATTGTTGAGTTCTATATGCAGTTCTCGCCAGCTTAGGTAGAGGTAGAACAAGCCTAAGCTACTGATAATGAGCAGACGAGAGAAGCGGATAGGCGTCATTGACAGCGGCCAAGATATCACCTCTTTGGCATAAACCTGTGAGAAAAAGTGGCTCTTACCTACTTCATCCAAAAGGTTATAGGGCATCATGATAGCGAGATAGATAAATGGAATTACTAGGTGTCTAGCATTTCTCCATTGAAACTCATCACTTAAACCAACACTGGCTTTGAAATAGAGATAGAAAAAGATAGGAACCGAGACAGATAGAGGGCCAGAGATTGAGATGATGTAGAGAAAACTCCCTCCCTCCTCAAAAATTGCCAGTTCGATCATCAAGCTTATCAAGCCCACCAACATCAGTGAAAAGCAGAGTCGCGCCTTGGCATTTTGATGGGGCGTGGTGGCCGCATATCCCATCATAAAGAAACTCATTCCAACAGAGATAAGCAACAAGATTGTCATTAACTGCATGGCTTTCCTCTGCTGTACCTTGTGATGTCCATAAGTGGCTTGTGTTACTGCGCTTTAACAATTTAAACACTAAAAATTGAGGTGCGAATTATAACCTTATGATTTTTATTGTAAATAAAAAAGTCCGAACGGGTCGGGGCGGTCGAGTAGAACCGATATAGATAATAAAGTAACAAATGGTTATCAAACCATGAACTTTTATTTTGATGAAGTGGTGTGCCCATGGAACTCACAGGGGGGCAGCTACCAGAGGTTTAATTGCGATGAAATATAATAATAAACAGAGACACCTTACACCGATCGCACTGGCATTAACATTTGCGTTAGCCGGTTGTAATAGCAGTGATAGTGAGCCAGAAGAGGAGGTGGTGCTACCAAGTACCGCCAAAATTGAGTACACCTCCTTTGGTGTTCCCCATATCACAGCATCAGATTTTAAAGCCCTAGGTTATGGGCAAGCCTATGCCCATGCTCAGGAAAATATGTGTACTCTGGCTGAACAGATCGTTGAGGTTCGTGGGGAGCGAGCAGTGACTTTTGGTGCCGGCAACGGTAACTCAAATCTCATCACAGATTTTGGTACTCAGGCCTTAAATATCTATAGCGATGCAGAAAACTCCATTGAGGGGATGACCGAGGAGCAGTTTGACTTGCTGACAGGTTACGCGGATGGTTTTAATCAGGCGGTGATCGATAAAGCGGGCTCACAAAACTACCCCTCTCCCTGTCGTGGCGTCGATTGGGTTCCTGAAATAACGGTGACCGATCTGCAAGCTTATCATCTTAAATTAGCGCTATTTGCCAGCGGTGGTGCATTAAGTGCGCAAATTGCGACAGCCTCGCCCACCACGAGTGAAAAGGCATTAGGGCAAACCTTCAATGAGATCGCCGCTCAAAATGAAGGCTTAGGCAGTAATGGCTGGGCGCTAGGCCGTGATAAAACCGAATCTGGTAGCGGTATGCTGCTCTCTAATCCACATTTTCCCTGGAGCGGTAACCTACGATTTGTGGAGAATCACTTGAAGATCCCCGGTGAGATGAATGTTACCGGCGTCTCTTTTGTTGGTGTCCCTGGCGTGTTAATCGGCTTCAATGAACATGTTGCTTGGACTCATACCGTTTCTCAATCTAAGCGTTTGACTACCTATCGCCTGACGCTAGACCCTGCCGATCCGACTCGTTACCTCTATGATGGTGAGTATAAGCAGATGACGAGCCAAGATTATAGTGTCTCAGTTCAGAACGAAGATGGTAGTCACTCTGAGGTGAAAAAGACCCTCTACTCCTCCCATTATGGCCCCATGATTGGCTGGTATCCTGATGGCAGTGCAGTGACCTATCGCGATGCGAACCTCAATAATGGTAATATGGTTAGTCAATGGTTTGCCATGGGACGAGC
This window encodes:
- a CDS encoding helix-turn-helix domain-containing protein, yielding MQLMTILLLISVGMSFFMMGYAATTPHQNAKARLCFSLMLVGLISLMIELAIFEEGGSFLYIISISGPLSVSVPIFFYLYFKASVGLSDEFQWRNARHLVIPFIYLAIMMPYNLLDEVGKSHFFSQVYAKEVISWPLSMTPIRFSRLLIISSLGLFYLYLSWRELHIELNNKKQDVLREMNKLKGAFLGISLSFIVIFLFFLFRLPHQFTWMISSILLVITAISCMIFYYLPVLGKKLISDADLHQLLPPKAQELQQEVGQTSPEADTPDRQYRSSVTNDLAKEVIHHLNILMEGGIYKDSTLSLGKLASQLKLSTHHLSQIINQQTQGNYFDLINQYRIKDAQHLLINTNMSIIDIAYEVGYNSKSSFYTEFKRRTQMTPNQFKKSNKEP